The following proteins come from a genomic window of Gammaproteobacteria bacterium:
- a CDS encoding cytochrome B6, with translation MADDRTQNPVRILHPAKVKRYALRFSYTLGLGGISVGLAGVLAVTGLLLMFGYRPALATAFADTHALAAGGYSSFLRSLHRWSAYLLIVSVFLHMVRVFYHRAYTGERRTNWVIGVLLLAVVAAMAVSGNILPWDQAAMAVAAVVETVVRSVPLVGSALKSALFGPTPDATLLRAYVFHVVLLPFVFLVLTAVHLWKVRRDGLSGPV, from the coding sequence GTGGCCGATGACCGGACGCAGAACCCCGTACGGATCCTTCATCCTGCCAAAGTGAAGCGATACGCGTTGCGTTTCTCCTACACGCTTGGCCTCGGTGGAATCAGCGTTGGGTTGGCAGGAGTGCTTGCGGTCACGGGGCTCCTCCTGATGTTCGGATACCGACCCGCGCTTGCCACGGCGTTCGCGGACACTCATGCCCTTGCAGCCGGTGGCTACTCGTCGTTCTTACGGAGCCTGCATCGCTGGTCCGCCTACTTGCTCATCGTCTCCGTATTCCTGCATATGGTGAGAGTCTTCTACCACCGTGCTTACACAGGTGAGCGACGCACGAACTGGGTGATCGGTGTCCTGCTACTGGCAGTAGTGGCGGCAATGGCCGTCAGTGGCAATATCCTCCCCTGGGATCAGGCGGCAATGGCCGTGGCGGCCGTTGTCGAGACGGTCGTGCGTTCCGTCCCGCTCGTCGGGAGCGCCCTCAAGTCCGCGCTCTTCGGTCCAACGCCGGATGCGACGCTCCTTCGCGCCTATGTGTTCCACGTCGTTCTGCTTCCGTTCGTTTTCCTCGTGCTCACTGCCGTCCATCTGTGGAAGGTGCGGAGAGACGGCCTCTCCGGACCGGTGTAA